A genomic region of Dreissena polymorpha isolate Duluth1 chromosome 4, UMN_Dpol_1.0, whole genome shotgun sequence contains the following coding sequences:
- the LOC127879455 gene encoding enkurin-like yields the protein MTEVGSIYNLIPQEEVKAQKQPRYISKFKEPVKTEYVSNKADHRTMGQAKVPVPTTDNFLKKHSKEPVLPNKNEFHYPDEERRRPKVPEKEDPPLMGLKTTKNFLTTNAVQNITSVPKKPEKIYVDTRKGDKNYLEPSGLEPVFIHKKEYGSAPKYLVRRKEEMQKAQEEYNAYVAEHFRRGAMQQISDSERQSILNGLKKNWEEIHDQYQGLSVVTDTAPKKNRKERMEAEMKQLERDIETIERHKVIYIAN from the exons ATGACGGAGGTTGGAAGCATTTATAACCTCATCCCACAAGAAGAGGTTAAGGCACAAAAACAGCCGAG GTACATATCAAAGTTCAAGGAGCCTGTAAAGACTGAATATGTATCAAACAAAGCTGACCATCGAACCATGGGCCAAGCTAAAGTTCCAGTTCCAACAACAGACAACTTTCTGAAGAAGCATTCCAAGGAACCAGTTCTACCTAACA AAAACGAGTTTCATTACCCCGATGAAGAAAGACGAAGACCCAAAGTACCAGAGAAGGAGGACCCTCCACTGATGGGCCTTAAGACTACAAAGAACTTTCTCACCACAAATGCTGTGCAAAACATAACATCAGTACCTAAAAAACCCGAGAAAATCTATGTGGATACACGAAAGGGTGACAAAAACTATCTAGAACCATCTGGGCTTGAACCAGTCTTCATTCACAAAAAG gaatATGGATCAGCACCCAAGTATTTGGTTAGAAGAAAGGAAGAAATGCAGAAAGCTCAGGAGGAATACAATGCCTACGTGGCAGAGCATTTCAGACGTGGGGCCATGCAGCAGATTTCAGACTCCGAGAGGCAGTCAATCTTGAACGGGCTCAAGAAAAACTGGGAGGAGATTCATGATCAGTATCAAGGTCTGTCAGTGGTGACCGATACGGCGCCCAAGAAGAACAGAAAAGAGCGAATGGAAGCCGAAATGAAGCAGTTGGAAAGGGACATTGAAACCATTGAAAGGCACAAAGTGATATATATTGCTAACTAA